In Miscanthus floridulus cultivar M001 chromosome 5, ASM1932011v1, whole genome shotgun sequence, one genomic interval encodes:
- the LOC136453217 gene encoding GATA transcription factor 12-like — MEAAAAAAEYGYYGGGAGPRERKTAGCGDHFVVDDLLALPYDDEEEGVGEAGAGDGGEAPPCLQPVDAHGVVGLVKEERGLAGNFSADSSTVTAQDSCSNSFSGLADGDFPGEFCEPYDQLAELEWLSNYMGEGEETFAAEDLEKLKLISGGFSPALPPAPVAPAAAASAAAAASAAQPGMFLPEAPVPAKARSKRSRAAPGNWSSRLLVLPPTPASPPSPASMAAISPAESGISAPQTFPAKKPSKKKDAAPAAPPSSVSAAAQPGPGGGGSSAASAEGRRCLHCETDRTPQWRTGPMGPKTLCNACGVRYKSGRLVPEYRPAASPTFVMSKHSNSHRKVLELRRQKEVVQQPHPHVIGGGGGPVGGLMRMQSAMLFDGPSAPPIVAAGDDLLIHHHLGTADYRQLI, encoded by the exons AtggaggcggcagcggcggcagccGAGTACGGGTACTACGGCGGAGGCGCGGGCCCACGCGAGAGGAAGACCGCGGGGTGCGGGGACCACTTCGTCGTGGACGACCTCCTCGCGCTACCgtacgacgacgaggaggaaggggtcGGCGAGGCGGGGGCAGGCGACGGCGGCGAGGCCCCGCCGTGCCTGCAGCCTGTCGACGCCCACGGAGTCGTAGGCCTCGTCAAGGAGGAGCGCGGCCTCGCCGGCAATTTCTCGGCCGACTCGTCCACCGTCACGGCCCAGGACAGCTGCAGCAACTCCTTCTCTGGGCTAGCCGACGGCGACTTCCCGGGGGAATTCTGCGAGCCG TACGATCAACTGGCGGAGCTGGAATGGCTATCCAACTACATGGGCGAGGGCGAGGAAACTTTCGCCGCGGAGGACCTCGAGAAGCTGAAGCTCATTTCCGGCGGGTTCTCCCCGGCTCTGCCACCAGCTCCCGTGGCCCCTGCGGCCGCAGcttcagccgccgccgccgcctctgcggCACAGCCCGGTATGTTCCTCCCGGAGGCGCCGGTTCCCGCAAAGGCCCGTAGCAAGCGCTCCCGCGCGGCTCCGGGCAACTGGTCGTCACGGTTGCTCGTGCTCCCGCCGACCCCGGCCTCACCACCGTCCCCGGCGTCCATGGCCGCCATCTCGCCGGCGGAGTCCGGCATCTCGGCGCCGCAGACGTTCCCCGCCAAGAAGCCGTCGAAGAAGAAAGACGCGGCGCCAGCAGCGCCGCCCTCGAGCGTGTCCGCGGCAGCACAGCccgggcccggcggcggcggctcgtcgGCCGCGTCGGCAGAAGGGCGGCGTTGCCTGCACTGCGAGACGGACAGGACGCCGCAGTGGAGGACCGGTCCCATGGGCCCCAAGACGCTGTGCAACGCGTGCGGGGTGCGGTACAAGTCGGGCCGGCTGGTGCCGGAGTACCGGCCCGCGGCGAGCCCCACCTTCGTGATGTCCAAGCACTCCAACTCGCACCGTAAGGTGCTGGAGTTGCGCCGCCAGAAGGAGGTGGTGCAGCAGCCGCACCCGCATGtgatcggcggcggcggtggtcctGTAGGCGGGCTGATGCGCATGCAGAGCGCGATGCTGTTCGACGGGCCGTCGGCGCCCCCAATCGTCGCCGCCGGCGACGACCTTTTGATCCACCACCACTTAGGGACAGCAGACTACCGGCAGCTCATCTAG